The following nucleotide sequence is from Coffea eugenioides isolate CCC68of chromosome 3, Ceug_1.0, whole genome shotgun sequence.
TTTAGGACATTTGAGTTTTCATTTGTAGGGATAtgtaagctgaaattttaccaaaaaacTATATATTTTACAAGGAGAAAGTAATGGCCACGTTAACCAAGATTTTTCAGTTGCATATCAAGTTATAAACTTAAAAGTTTCAATTGTTTCTTTACCAAAACCAAAAGAACCGGCAtgtattttctagggtttatcaAGTACCATTTAAATGAATtctatttacttgattttctttgaAATTAATAAATGAAGGTCATATATCTCGAAACCCTATTTGATTACATGTTGCTATATGACATATTATCGCCGATTTTGACTCTAATCAGGGGGCTGGACttgaacttgattttgacaAGTAGTGAATCACTGATAAGTGTCTCCAATTGCATGATGGAACTTAATATTTGAATGCAACGCTTTCTTAATATGATTGGATagtacttgacttgtttggtTGGACaatggtgtactttatcgcacttgccctaatttGACTAATTACTGTACACTGGTTATGAATGGTttgatatatatgtatataactTGAATATTATTTGGGATCCTAACCCTTTTGGTTAGTTGGTCGAATCAAGCCAGGAAGGTCTTGGTCAAGGAGACTTGACCAAGAACTGTTTCATAAGTTTTTATTCCAAGAACTGTTTATAGTAGTATTTGGTTGTAAGTTTGATGTAAAAGCAAAATATTTTAGTGAACCAGTAAGTTGTTCATGGTATGATTTGATACTTTTTCTTGAGTTTCAATGGCATATAATTGAAACTGAAGCTCGAGTCTCCATTGACAATTAGAATTCTAATTAGGAGGAATTAAAAAATGAGAATACATATAGTATTTATGATACCAATAAAAGAGCTTTTCAGCTCTGTTTTAAGCAACCTGTGACAAGTGGTATAATAGTGAGACTGCTTATAGATTCTGGTAGTAAATTGCCTTCCGTTCATTCCTAGTTGAAAGGGTCTGTATCCAGTCCTCAAAGTGACAAATAGAGTTTTTTCTCCATTCAAGAAAAGTTTCACAAATCTTTGGTTTTTCTAGTGGGAATggtaaaaagacaaaaaaaaaatatagtcaTAGTGTGTATAATGCTGTAGGAAAGTTTGATATAGAAAAGGACGAAAGAATAAACAATCTAGCCTTACAAATTTGTCCTTGATTTTGTGGCGATAGACTTGATAGAAGGCGATAGATTCACTTTCAGCGACGTTCTGAACCATGCTTAGCTTTATTGATGAGCAAACATGACATATGATATATTAAGCTTTCTTATTTGCTATTAATGAACATCACATGTTATAGTATATATAGATAGCGCAAATTATTCAGTTGACCACTAAACTTTTGGAATCATTGAATTTTAACTATTGAACTATTAAAAGTTTGGTTTTGATCATTGAACTatctaaaatttaaatttcaggTCATTCCATCAAATTTAATCGTTAACtatgtgtgacgaccccaccttctccTAGGACATACCCTAGAagttagcggaccgcctgcctgaCTCTCGCCAGGGGTCACTCACTTAcattaatttcaaaaataacattaCCATTGAACAACTGAACATTCACTCTTAGGTACAACTCAATTCAGCTTGAAATATAAATTTGtccaataaaaaaaacaaaatacatGTTCTAAACATCCATTCTTAATATCACACCAACTTcaaaacaaaagattcaaccatctcaaaatataaaagaaacTATGACTACAATATATACACGGTAATGGATCTTCCCAAAATAACTTTCTAATTCAATCTAATCACTCTTCAATCTCCagctcctgtaaggaaaacaaagttaaAAGgttgagctaaaactcagtgaggtttgCCGAACAAGTAACATTCAATTAAACACTTAAACAAGTAGCAAAATTAAACAATTAAGGAAACACTTCACTGAATGAATTCGAGAACACTTCACTGAACAATaacttttaaaaggatacggtgctcgcattagagccacttcaatgCACTACACACTCCACCGAACTCCTCCTTATAACCTCTAAAACAATAAACACTTCCCTCACTTTGATGGCCATATCAATATCAGTAATCTGCTACTctatggtaatactcgagcataccaataCACTTACCCAAAGCTACCATCCTATCCGACCAAACCCTTTTGCTCGCTCGAATAGTCCATTGAACAAAGGGTTTTGGGGCCCAGTTCAACCGGTAtggtaaagtacacacacagcttacagtcatgcacacttacaataacacttgatcaattatcaaccttcaagCTCAAACTAagtcaagtgcgataaaatacactccCGACTTAGAAGGTGAGGGACAATTGAGATACACTTTACGATGAATCACTAGCAATATTCCATAAtaagcacatttatcacataatttcacTTAAGTAAACATAAACAGTTAAACACACAAATCCGGAAATACTCACCGTTAAATGTCGATTAAGCTTCGCTTTCTGGGTTAAACCCTTGATCACTCTCAATTCCTGAGGTAAAATACAACTACAATCATTCAGGTATTCTTAATGTGAATTCTAATAAGTTTATTTAGAGTTTTAGGATTCTCTAAACAAAGTTCAACTAATCCAAGCAGTCTAGTACTCTTAACACTTCCATTTGATTCACACTTTTAAGGTTAGGAATTTTATGTGCAGCCCCAAACATAAGTCATAAAGTTCTAAAGTGTAAGGAGAGAAGTTTTAAGCGTTAAAATCTCACCGATTTAATGTTTAAATCACTAGAAACCAAGCTCCTTAGCTTATCAAACAAGATGTGAAATTCCAGCAATTCTTTCTTACATTTCTCTTCGAGATTTATCAAATTTATCAACTCGAACAAGGGAGATATACATATACTCCAAATTTAAGGTCGGTGAGGTGTTTAAACTAAGGTTAAACTATTTTCAACCCAAATTTAAAGATTAAGGCTAGTGAACTTTTCATTCCTTTCCTTTTTAAGCTAAACCAGATTCTAGTTTGCTTGTTGTTTAAATTTGCTCTAATTCACCAGCTTTTCAAGTGTTAAAATCAATAAGACGTACATGAAGCAAACATGCTCAATGCTCTGTTctacaataaataaaaagagatATAACAGATGCACGGAAATATGAAAAGTAAAGGGTACATTTCACGTATAGCACTCTCTCTCCAGCAAGGATGGGAAGTGTGGGGCACTTGCTGAAAATGCCTTACTGATAAACTCCAAGCCACAAGACCACAAATCCTGTGCAAGGTCTAATAACCCCTAGACCAGAGTGATGTTTGATGCATGATAAGAGTAGCATATTGGCAAACATTGAATGACCCCGAGAAATCCATTAAGAGAATTAGTTAGATCAGCAGCTAGTGGTGGTATAAAAATGTGATTGCTCTTGGTAGGGCAAGCATGAACAGTCTGTGCCATGCTGGCAATTAAGAAACAATATGCTTCCACGATATTATCTAATGAACAATGGTAAGGCTAGCTGGCAACTGTACTCAGGCAGATCCATTGAATTCGATGCGAATACTAACTCGCGTAACACATGCTACACCACATATCTTGTCATCAGCTAGCTAAATCATTCAACCATGTAGCAGTTTAGAATGCAGCACTTCCTCCATAATTTCTTCAGTTTTAACtccaactcaacatgcaaaAATATAATTATCAGGCTACAAAGTAATCTTGAACAGCAAACATAAAAATTTACAGCTAAAATTCCAAAGAAAATCTGATCTGAAGTTCATTTCCTCTCTCGGCCAAAGCTGGGAATTCCAGCAAGAAACCTGCCATAAAACTCAAATTTTTACTATAGAAATTCACATGCATCACCCCAGAAACATTATGCAGAGCATAATGCATGAGTTCTAGTCACAATCTAGCAAAACTTTtagagaaataaccaaaattgcAGCTTTTCCATCCCAATCTGCTGTCTTGAAATTCCAGCTTTAGTGTTGCTTTCaaagttcatttttttcttgcttttagcACTTCAAACATTACATGCATAATCAGATTAAGGTCACCGATGGTGCACCAAACAAGTCCTAACCAGTTTCAACAAAACTTTTGGCCAGAACCGAAATTCTTTCCAACTTTACCCCATCGGCAATCATCCTTCATTGTATCAAGAATTCCAGCCAGCAGTTCATCATAATTTCATCTTAACAGGTTTTATTTGAAGATATAATCTGTATGTATGTCAAGATATATGGCTAGAGAGTGTATATAAGATACGCAACATAAGAAACAACCAGAAAATTACAGCTTAGCTTATCAAATATCGGATAACAATTTCAAACGAacatttccagctttgttgATCTTTGCTTTCTAGAAAGTTTCTTTCTTTACTTGGTTCTAACTCAGCCTAAGAGACTACTAGCAAAACGCaaaagaaatggaaagaaagGCTATAGTTTACCTCTGGCCTTAAGTGTTAGGAATTGCAAACGTAATCAGTTTCTCTTCCCAACTTTTGTGCCCTCGAGTGTTAGCTCCAGCCTCCCTTACTTTCCTTACCATATTTCTTCTTGTCCCTGGGTTAATTCGTGAAGAAACCAACCAAGCTCCCACTCTCTTCCTCAGTTTCGCTCTCTTTTCTCACTCTCTCTGTTTTCTCTCGATGCTAGCTTGGCAAGGAGAGGTGCTACAGATTTTGTCTTGCTCTCTGCCACCGCCCAAGTTTTGTAGTTggtttctctttttccttcagtCGGTCACCGCTTGGATTTGGCTAACCATTGGCAGCTACTTTCTCCTCTTATATTCACTTAGCTCTCTGCTTAGAAGACTTAAGgatcaaaaggaaaacaattcATTCGGTGGTCAATGTTCCAGTCGGTGCTACCAACTAAGCAGCTCACTCAGGCTACCGCTCAAATTTCTTGAAGATTATTTTACTTCCATTCGGTTCCAAATTCTCCAACTGTTTTTTCCTCCCTCGGCTCCTATTGTAAAAATTGCTGatagtttattttgtttgactGCATGGTTACTTACTTAGGTTCCAAGATTGGTTTGgtcttttaattttagttcatttATTTGCCATGAGTCCGAAATTTTATTGTCTCACACATTGGCTCAAAATTTCGTTTGTTCTAATTTGTATGTACCTTGAAaatttttccttattttgaTCTAGTAAATTTTCACACATATGACTTTAAGGAAAATTAATTAGTCATGTAACTTATTCAACTATATGATATATTCAAATGGCTCAAATTACAATATGTATAtcatatgtttatttgattcatataattttttttaaccattctaggatatttctatattctcaatttttatataaattcaaTTAGGCGTttaatttaaccatttattcgttatatataatatttctaatatcaaagtaactaaaataaaagaaattcataGCATGCATATAATTTTTCTCGAGTTCTCACATTATGCCTCTTTCTTTTGTCTCGTGAATCGTGCGAACACTCAAATCTGTCATATTTAACGATTAAATCTAACAGAATAGCTTGATATCTAGACTTTAAATAGTTCAGTAGTTAAAGCCAGACTTGTAATAGTTCAATGACCAAAACTCAACGATTCTAAAAGTTTGGTAATTATCCGGATAATTTGCTCATATAGATATCTAAAATTCAATAGAAAGTGTAGAAGGTCATTTGCCATTACTTCTTAGAATGTGTTGCTACTAAACACTGAGACTAGTgttgtcaaaaaaaaagaaaaaagtaggtGTACATTTTAACCTTAGAAAAATGGACAATATCAAAGTTTAAGTTTCCATTATGCCAAACTAGTATTACATCAAATGTTGTCATTAGATTCTCTATTGTGAATCGTGTCCATCCCTGTCCAAATTTGCCTTTGTAAACTTCAACTTTCCATCTTTTTTCGACCGTGTAATTGTTAATAACAGTTACCTGCTACTGCGTTTACTAATTATTTGCAGAAACCAAAGTAGATCCTCAGCTCAGATGGCTCTGAAAGTTTTTGGGAAAGATGAAGCCACAGAAAGTTTTGAAAACTTGAATTATTTTCAGGCACCCACTAGGCGTAAGTTTCTCTAcctagagagagaaaaaactcTCATGAGAAAGAGGCTCAAATTTCCTTTTACTTGAAGACCAATTCCAATGCCCTCAGGATGGATTCCGTAGTGTTCTAAAAAGGTTGGTGAACGTATTTTTTCATGCTCCTTCGTGTTTAGTATTCACTTGTTTCCCTACTCATTTTAGCTCTTGCTCTCATTGTACAACCGCCTCCACTAAAGAGGTAATTATTAATCCATCATTAATTAAACAACCTCTCCCATTGCCGTCTCTTCCTAAACGTTTTCCCTTTCCCATCTTGCTCTCAATTGCCCCACTGTGTCAGCTCTTGATCCATCTTTTTTTCCATGAAATCTACTGCAAAAATCCCTCTTTAGACTCCTTACTTGTTTTCACTTTGCTGTTCGACAAAATCTATTACAGTTCCTCTCATCAATCTCTCTATCACACAAAAAGAAGCTCTAGCCATTACATGTAAGGGTTGGTTTAGcttgattttgaatttcaattttttttaataattttcgTCGCTTGTTTTGGCACctgttttgatgttatttattcaaaattttgtaaattttctcattttgtgTCTCAACAAGAGTATAATTGATCAGGAACATTCATGTTATTTTGTTAAATAGTACATATGCATACACAACGTTGCTTTGATGTGAGATTATTTCGTGTTTTAAATCCATTCATGGGCATAACTATAATTTCATTCAACTAGGATGACAAGCAAATTAATCGTGAATAATGCAatttgtgtgattttttttgTACGATATCCATGATATTTCAgcgaaaattttgtcaaatttttgaatttttaaggCTTCTGTTTTAATAATATTAAAATTAACTTTTATTGGAATATTATCCAAAACAAGTAGCAAAAGAATAGTACTATATTCAGTATTCAAATTGAAGTTGAGGATAGAGGAGATTAATGTCTATAAGTAATACTCTAGAGTACTGTTGAGCGAAGAAACAATGGCCAGTTTGGCAAATGAGTTTTTCGGgtgtttatttaaaattttattgtaacttGCTATAAAAATTGTAGAAAAAAGTTTTAAGATGTaaaaccttttttcttttctttttctttttccttctccttttctttttctttctttctttttcaaattttttattgtaACTTTCTGTACGATCCTCGATCCGGATCGCGATTTTGACAACATTGATTTGTCCCATTTAAGTCCAATCAATAATTATGGTGGCAAAATCAATGAGATAAAAGATAGTGAAAATTAATGACAATATACTGCTTTGTTCCAACTACGATTCATTAGCTTTTTTTACTATTTGTAGCACATTATCTTTCATTTCTAGAGTCTTAATTATTAATTTGTTAGCAAATCTGATGAGATAAAAGATGGTGCAAACTAAAAATAAtgtattgttttatttttactGTGATACCTTGGCACCTTTTGATTACTCTGGGCATATTTCATTAATTTATTGGATCCTTTATACCATTAATTTTGTAAAAATCATTATTGACTGGATTTTAGTATGACAAACCTAAGAgtgttcaaaattaaaatttagaatGCAACGTGTGAAAGCGGTACAAATTCGGAGGGGCAAAATGAAGTTTGCCCTTCCTTAAAGAGATGAGTCGTGAGTGGGCACAAATATTTTAACGTGGAGCACCATCGGACCGGGTAGAATTGCCAAGTAATTCATCAATTCATCTTCTTCCTTTCATTCATGAAGCTAAACAGAGAGACTAGAATTTGAGGGGCCAAAAgaattgttttaaaaaaaatccttaAAAGAATCGAAGGCTACCATGCTCAGTGAATACTCAAGAGATGGAGGTGAAAAAGGAGAAGAGGAGCTTGAGGAATCAGAAATGCTGGAAGTGGAAGGGCTGGGATTGTATAAGGGGAAAGTGAGAATTGTGCGTAGTGAAGAGGCGGCCGAAGAAATCATGCTTTTGTGGGGAATCCAACAGCCCATTCTCTCAAAGCACAATGTCTTGGTTCATCAATCTTCTCCCCAACTCCACATAGATGCTTGCGGTCGCTCTCTCTCCATTCTCCAATCCCCTTCTTCCTTGGTAgcttctctctctctatctGTCCTCTCTTCCAATTTGAATAGGCTTTATATTGACAGTATTGTTGAGTGATTTTTAGTTTTTGATTTGATCTAACATGCTGAAAACTGTAGGCGAGTTTGTAGATGTAGATTTGGCGGAAAATAGTCAATGCCCAGTTGACTAGGCTTGGAAAGAAATTATTTCAATGCATCCATTGgtagacctttttttttttcaaattgggggagaaaaagagagaggataTTTTACTGTTACTTGTGAAAGAAAAGGCGTTGAATGTCTGATTCAGTTTACTTGTGCTTCAGTTGACAGTTGATGGATGATCCACTTGAGTCGATAATAGTCTTAGATGTGGCTTTTATTAATTCTGCTTGAAGTTTATTTCATGGATGAATTCTTACTTAGTTGGCACCAAGAGTAAGTGTTAACAGCATTTTGGACCATGAGTAGGTAACCAATTTTCTGTAGTAATCTAGGAGTGTTACCTCCTTGTTTACAAGATATGGTGACTTTAAAGGGGAAAGTGGATAATTTTTGTGAGATTGATGAAAGACAAACTACTGCTATTTCTATTTTACAAGTAAAATTTGATACACTTGTTTCTTCTGTGAGTCTAGATATGTAAGCTTCAAGCTTGTCCTTCGATGAGAATTTCAAGTATTTCGGATTCTGTATGCAGCCATCTCTGAGATGATCAGGATATAGTGAAACAGATATAGTTTGGAAAGCTTTTTAGCTTGTAATAGCTCCTTTTCTTCTGGACTTGGAAATGCTTGTGCTTCCATTTGAGGCTTCAACATTGATAGACAAGCTTCGACAATGTTTACTTTGTTATTTCCATCTAATATCTTCTTGTATGATTATAATTCTTTAAAATTGTTATACCCTTTTTCAAACCAATAACAAGAGTATGCAATAGGGTACTCCTGGTGTAACTGGGGCAGTGATGTGGGACAGTGGAGTTGTTCTTGGAAAGTTCTTAGAGCATGCTGTGGAATGCAGAAAAGTTCTTCTTCAGGAAAAAAAAGTTGTTGAGTTGGGTTCTGGCTGTGGATTGGTTGGGTAATATTACTTATCATCTCTAGCCTTGTGGctgattatttgtttattttataaGAGAGAAAGAGAATTAGCAGTAAACATTGTTGGATATGAGTTGATTTTATCTAGGATTTATCTGTGTGAATATAATTGAATAAATATGAGTTGTTAGAAAGGTTAAAAGGTTTTCTTTCATTTGACACGCATATGATGCTATTTTTCTTGAACTTCCTTTTTCTCATGTCTTCTTCAGTTGCATTACAGCTCTTTTGGGTGCTGATGTTGTTCTCACCGACCTGCCAGATAGACTTAGGCTGTTAAAGAAGAATGTTGTAGCCAATCTATATGGTGATGTACGAGGGTCTGCCATAGTAAAAGAGCTCACATGGGGAGATGATCTGGACCAAGATTTGCATTATCCCCTTCCTGATTATGGTACTTGCCTCTTAAGATGCTTTGCTT
It contains:
- the LOC113764582 gene encoding protein N-lysine methyltransferase METTL21A-like; translation: MLSEYSRDGGEKGEEELEESEMLEVEGLGLYKGKVRIVRSEEAAEEIMLLWGIQQPILSKHNVLVHQSSPQLHIDACGRSLSILQSPSSLGTPGVTGAVMWDSGVVLGKFLEHAVECRKVLLQEKKVVELGSGCGLVGCITALLGADVVLTDLPDRLRLLKKNVVANLYGDVRGSAIVKELTWGDDLDQDLHYPLPDYVLGSDVIYSEEAVMDLLATLLDLCGTHTTVILAGELRNDAILEYFLEAALKDFIVGCINQEQWHPDYRSQRVVIYIMVKK